Genomic DNA from Nitratidesulfovibrio vulgaris str. Hildenborough:
GTGGTTCTCCCCGGACCTGAGACGAGACACACTCAAGAGGGGATATACCCCCGCCGGAAAAAGATGTCTGTTAGATTTTTTCTTGGAATGGACATTCACTTCGGGAGAACCCGCCTGCACCCTACCCTGGAGAGGAGGGGGGCGGGCGGGGGGATGCTATGCTATGGATGCTTGGGAATGTCGTGCGTTGCGACAGGTAGGGGGGGGCAAGCGGGTCGCGCGCTGGAGGCGTGTCCGGGGATGAGCCCCTTCCACATCGCCGCCGCTGCGTTTCTTCGTGAATCTTGTCAGATGGTTGTCTTGGAGTCGGCAGGTGCGGCAGTGCGTGGTGAAGATAGGGCTTGCCACGCGCGGGGCATGAGTGTAGGTAGAAACGCTTTCGCGATGAGGGTGCCGCTCTGGAAGGCGGTTGACTTTTCCTTTCGGAGGGGCTAAAAGTGCCCTCTCTTTTTCTGGAGGTTACGATGTACGCGATTATCGAAACGGGTGGCAAGCAGTTCCGCGTCGAGGAAGGCAGCAAGATCTTTGTCGAGAAGCTTGCGTCCGAAGCCGGCAGCGAGATCGTCATCGATAAGGTTCTGATGCTCGGCGGCGGCGACGTCAAAGTCGGCGCTCCTTATGTCGAGAATGCTAAGGTCACCGCCGAAGTGGTCGAACACGGCCGCGGCGAGAAGGTCGTCATTTTCAAGAAGTGGCGCCGCAACGACTCCCGCAAGAAGCAGGGGCATCGTCAGGACTTCACTGCCCTGAAGATCAAGGCTATCACGGCCTAGCTATCAAGGAGTAATCTGTCATGGCACATAAAAAAGCAGGCGGCAGCTCCCGCAACGGTCGCGACAGTCAGGGGCAGCGCCGTGGCGTGAAGCGCTTTGGCGGTCAGCTGGTTCTCGCTGGCAACATTCTTATCCGTCAGCTCGGCACCAAGGTGCACCCCGGCGAAAACGTCGGCATGGGCCGCGACTACACCCTGTTCGCCAAGGTGGACGGGACGGTGCGTTACGAGAAGTTCACCCGCAAGCGCAAGGTGCTTACCCGGGTGCACATCGACGCCGTGTAGGTTCGCCTGCACGCACAGCCTTACCAGCATGGGGGCGGAAGTCGCGCTGCGTCTTTCGCCCTTTTTGCGTTCATGCGCCGTCTTGTGCGGCTCTTCAACGGCGGCTATAGTCGCCGGATAACCATAACGATTGCAAAGGCAGGCTCCCATGCGCTTCGTAGACGAGGCGACCATCAATGTACGTGCGGGTAAAGGCGGCAATGGCTGTCTTTCGTTCCGGCGTGAGAAGTTCATCCCCCGCGGGGGGCCGGACGGCGGTAACGGCGGCGATGGCGGCAGCGTCATCCTGCGGCCCACCAACAGGCTGCTCAGCCTGTACGACTTCCGGTTGCAGCGCAACTACGAAGCCCGCAACGGGCA
This window encodes:
- the rplU gene encoding 50S ribosomal protein L21, producing MYAIIETGGKQFRVEEGSKIFVEKLASEAGSEIVIDKVLMLGGGDVKVGAPYVENAKVTAEVVEHGRGEKVVIFKKWRRNDSRKKQGHRQDFTALKIKAITA
- the rpmA gene encoding 50S ribosomal protein L27 is translated as MAHKKAGGSSRNGRDSQGQRRGVKRFGGQLVLAGNILIRQLGTKVHPGENVGMGRDYTLFAKVDGTVRYEKFTRKRKVLTRVHIDAV